In Candidatus Defluviibacterium haderslevense, the following are encoded in one genomic region:
- a CDS encoding TerC family protein, with the protein MFEFPDFASTQVIMSFLTLTFLEIVLGVDNIIFISITSGRLPEENRKKATNIGLIVAMLLRIVLLFGLAFLTALQEPLFYISGSWVEGGFSVQSLILILGGIFLLYKSVTEIHHKLEADDHTVSNSKKTKSTLTQAIIQITLINLIFSLDSILTAVGMTNGIHGALWIMILAVIGSIIIMISFAHPVGKFVNDHPTVQMLGLSFLLLIGFMLIAEGAHLAHFKMAGEEVGNVPKAYLYFAIAFSLLVEMLNIRQRKRLKAIQLHGISEDAKDAGYFKGNE; encoded by the coding sequence ATGTTTGAATTTCCAGATTTCGCCAGTACTCAGGTTATAATGAGTTTTCTAACACTGACCTTTTTAGAAATAGTATTAGGTGTTGATAACATCATTTTCATTTCTATAACATCAGGAAGACTGCCTGAAGAAAATAGAAAAAAAGCGACAAATATAGGCTTAATAGTTGCAATGCTTTTGCGTATTGTTTTATTATTCGGATTGGCATTTCTCACTGCTTTACAAGAACCTTTGTTTTACATATCTGGAAGTTGGGTTGAAGGTGGTTTTTCTGTTCAAAGTTTAATTCTAATTCTAGGAGGAATTTTTCTACTCTATAAAAGTGTTACTGAAATTCATCATAAACTGGAAGCCGATGACCATACTGTGTCGAATTCCAAAAAAACTAAATCTACTTTGACTCAAGCTATAATTCAGATCACATTAATTAATCTTATTTTTAGTTTAGATTCCATTCTAACAGCAGTAGGGATGACTAATGGAATACATGGTGCACTATGGATTATGATTTTAGCCGTCATTGGATCCATTATAATCATGATTTCATTTGCACATCCGGTGGGGAAATTTGTAAATGATCATCCTACGGTTCAAATGTTGGGTCTTTCTTTTTTACTACTCATTGGATTTATGCTCATCGCAGAAGGTGCTCATTTGGCTCATTTTAAAATGGCGGGAGAAGAAGTTGGAAATGTGCCTAAAGCCTATTTATATTTTGCTATTGCATTCTCGCTGTTGGTTGAAATGCTTAATATCAGACAACGCAAAAGACTTAAAGCTATACAACTTCATGGAATCAGTGAAGATGCTAAAGATGCAGGTTATTTTAAAGGAAATGAGTAA
- a CDS encoding helix-turn-helix transcriptional regulator has translation MDTFKNNPKSKEPEVLSEAPELILINDTNGSAFQKSCLNKGKIHLIFCLEGHSKFGFGPVYTRELKSGKVFMIYNPDEDLNTELSLSSDAKMVWLKVSLIHLHQLFVPELQEAPLFKPENAKRKFYEEKEINPSLYIVLNQLFDVNLGQNSQRLYFQAKAIEILSLFFSEQKPDTENCPFLNDEHVVRKLRNAKDILINNYVNPPTIVELSKQIGLNEFQLKAGFKEIYGNTPYQYLLDHKLEIARQLIISGKYQVNEVAFKIGYNNISHFIEAFKKKYGVTPKKMMD, from the coding sequence ATGGATACATTTAAAAATAACCCAAAAAGTAAAGAACCTGAAGTCTTAAGTGAAGCCCCGGAATTAATACTTATCAATGATACTAATGGTTCGGCTTTTCAGAAATCATGTCTCAACAAAGGTAAAATTCACCTCATTTTTTGTCTTGAGGGTCACTCGAAATTTGGCTTTGGACCCGTGTATACCCGGGAGTTAAAAAGCGGCAAGGTGTTTATGATTTATAATCCCGACGAAGATCTCAATACGGAATTATCGCTCTCTTCTGATGCTAAAATGGTGTGGTTGAAAGTATCTCTAATTCATCTTCATCAATTATTTGTTCCTGAACTTCAGGAAGCTCCTTTGTTTAAACCTGAAAATGCAAAACGAAAATTCTATGAAGAAAAAGAAATCAATCCTTCACTTTATATCGTCCTAAATCAGTTATTTGATGTGAATTTGGGTCAAAATTCTCAACGACTTTATTTTCAAGCGAAAGCTATAGAAATTCTGAGTTTGTTTTTTTCAGAACAAAAACCGGATACTGAAAATTGTCCATTTCTTAATGACGAACATGTCGTACGAAAATTGCGAAATGCTAAAGATATCTTGATCAACAATTATGTAAATCCTCCCACAATAGTTGAATTGTCGAAACAAATTGGGCTCAATGAATTTCAACTTAAAGCCGGATTCAAAGAAATCTATGGCAATACACCATATCAATATCTATTGGATCATAAATTGGAAATCGCCCGTCAACTCATCATCTCCGGTAAATATCAAGTCAATGAAGTAGCTTTTAAAATAGGATATAATAACATCAGTCATTTCATTGAAGCATTCAAAAAAAAATACGGCGTAACCCCAAAGAAAATGATGGATTAA